A window of the Halichoerus grypus chromosome 2, mHalGry1.hap1.1, whole genome shotgun sequence genome harbors these coding sequences:
- the EMC6 gene encoding ER membrane protein complex subunit 6 → MAAVVAKREGPPFISEAAVRGNAAVLDYCRTSVSALSGATAGILGLTGLYGFIFYLLASILLSLLLILKAGRRWNKYFKSRRPLFTGGLIGGLFTYVLFWTFLYGMVHVY, encoded by the coding sequence ATGGCCGCTGTGGTGGCCAAGCGGGAAGGGCCGCCGTTCATCAGCGAGGCAGCTGTGCGAGGCAACGCCGCCGTCCTGGATTACTGCCGGACCTCAGTGTCAGCGCTGTCGGGGGCCACGGCCGGCATCCTCGGCCTCACCGGCCTCTACGGCTTCATCTTCTACCTGCTTGCCTCcatcctgctctccctgctcttaATTCTCAAAGCGGGAAGGAGGTGGAACAAATACTTTAAATCACGAAGACCCCTCTTCACAGGAGGTCTCATCGGAGGCCTCTTCACCTACGTCCTGTTCTGGACGTTCCTCTATGGCATGGTGCACGTCTACTGA
- the TAX1BP3 gene encoding tax1-binding protein 3, with protein MSYIPGQPVTAVVQRVEIHKLRQGENLILGFSIGGGIDQDPSQNPFSEDKTDKGIYVTRVSEGGPAEIAGLQIGDKIMQVNGWDMTMVTHDQARKRLTKRSEEVVRLLVTRQSLQKAVQQSMLS; from the exons ATGTCCTACATCCCGGGCCAGCCGGTCACCGCCGTGGTG CAAAGAGTTGAAATTCACAAGCTGCGTCAAGGTGAGAATTTAATACTGGGCTTCAGTATTGGAGGTGGAATTGACCAGGATCCCTCCCAGAATCCATTCTCAGAAGATAAGACAGACAAG GGCATTTATGTCACACGAGTATCTGAAGGAGGCCCTGCTGAAATTGCTGGGCTGCAGATTGGAGACAAGATTATGCAG GTGAATGGCTGGGACATGACCATGGTCACACACGACCAAGCCCGGAAGCGGCTCACCAAGCGCTCGGAGGAGGTGGTGCGCCTGCTGGTGACGCGGCAGTCGCTGCAGAAGGCCGTGCAGCAGTCCATGCTGTCCTAG